From Musa acuminata AAA Group cultivar baxijiao chromosome BXJ3-8, Cavendish_Baxijiao_AAA, whole genome shotgun sequence, one genomic window encodes:
- the LOC135644672 gene encoding uncharacterized protein LOC135644672 isoform X2, with translation MLRFSSMRHHRSPPLGAAHLLSPSRGSLRRWKGLSPLLGWFLLMLCLSIVFGTSVDDACGFCADDSPRDVCSGFSASLWFPSTLMGFGFRGEDSYRGPGFVARAGGSGSEWRPANVAAFKMADGGVVSCRLVDTVGATDDDGLSSGGENSAADDVASCVAPLVPDAWMRTSSGITADLDSGILNGSSSLNVEVSPPLLEWGENTLYTPSIALLTVKNTYKNGDLHVHEPFSPNPQYYAFGFRKLTLAPGESASIAFVFLPRWLGSSSAHLVLQTSFGGFIIQARGVAVESPYKIEPVIGIGVPSRRRLSRNFSLYNPFTDALHVEEVSAWVSLSGHSNQSVHVVCGMDPLQHSSAKSDYLLSDAEWFRVESSKSGIGWLDIRPHKQWKVSAHKTEPILEMRLWPYAEGMILGAICLKMQSSTQDRTSTVVLPLELEVHRHTNYSDLSGSVSVDIESCGTCNGRQTVLIISLTNDGEDLLSLVNVSESTKRSKLFKVRYNKGLLLFPGTFTRIALISYSCSITPQYLLPDIPTEVMECKLLIETNDSVSPVIKIPCLDLVYANSNNEHGSGINVSDSSYISGLSRNEEGKHTYAIAGCSQSLADASFPMKPKLMEAFKADELILRNWRSQGRVTDVSVLEEHELTFPVVPVGTHFSKWISVHNPSQQAVIMQFVLNSGEVVDKCASADELHEHTFLSRVSEIDSVETRIGFSMSDSAVTEAFVHPCDSALFGPVVFRPLNRCMWRSSGLIRNNLSGVEWFPIRAFGGSHLLILLEDSEPVWKLEFNFHLPTNRPSADLFSHIENTSSLCNHRLSKEIYAKNIGELPLQVKKIKISGTDCALDGFMVHRCKGFALEPGESMKLLISYEADFYTDIVYRDLELAFATGIFVIPMKASLPVQMLNICRKTFSRTVHWKVPLLIFAAVSIFLLLTRIIPYSFLLDTEEYYVNVDDTINATNKAGKTSCLHHTTKFSRSSDEDENPKSEFVDEHQICQNVVLDSPKKRQDKQDFVHQKEITFSPPALTTKPVEVFDKHNLLEAPQSGSLTIRVVKEKGRRRKRRAIGTGLAAKLEVAGGQSGNSTPTSPLSPNVSTPKQPWCLSPESDSILNAGLSSEQKHQRTHDAVDTLGTRVSETEKHYERSSMMPSRKQYPITPKLTGKQTTSPSVDFLQSVSNEPFVPASSVSDAHSPIAPHARAPGPRSHKNKSIVMEMGNDGVGKEYTYDIWGDHFSDSFMIRKPRMVDASEGDSQSFFARDPLSLMMTPSTWYVSPGQKLSDTVKLP, from the exons ATGCTCCGCTTTTCCTCCATGCGTCACCACCGATCGCCACCACTTGGTGCCGCTCACCTCCTCTCACCATCTCG GGGATCGTTGCGGCGGTGGAAGGGGCTTTCTCCGCTTCTTGGATGGTtcttgttgatgctttgcttgtcGATTGTGTTTGGCACATCGGTCGACGATGCTTGTGGTTTCTGCGCGGATGATTCGCCCCGGGATGTCTGCTCCGGGTTTTCTGCTTCCTTGTGGTTCCCTTCCACCCTGATGGGTTTTGGCTTCCGGGGAGAGGACAGCTATCGAGGACCTGGTTTTGTAGCTCGGGCGGGCGGCTCCGGCTCGGAGTGGCGACCGGCCAATGTCGCAGCTTTCAAGATGGCCGATGGGGGCGTCGTTTCATGTCGTCTGGTGGATACCGTGGGCGCGACAGATGATGACGGGCTGAGCTCTGGTGGGGAGAATAGCGCCGCGGATGATGTCGCGTCGTGTGTAGCTCCGCTTGTTCCCGATGCTTGGATGAGGACGTCGAGTGGGATCACTGCCGACCTCGATTCCGGCATTCTCAATGGCTCTTCGTCTCTGAATGTGGAGGTCAGTCCTCCTCTTCTGGAATGGGGGGAAAATACTTTGTACACCCCTTCGATTGCGTTATTGACAGTGAAGAACACCTACAAGAATGGTGATTTGCATGTTCACGAACCCTTTAGTCCCAACCCCCAGTACTACGCCTTTGGTTTCAGAAAGCTGACACTGGCACCTGGTGAATCTGCTTCCATTGCCTTCGTTTTCTTGCCAAGATGGTTGGGTTCATCATCAGCACATCTCGTCTTGCAGACGAGCTTCGGGGGATTCATAATTCAAGCTAGAGGAGTGGCTGTCGAGTCCCCTTACAAGATAGAGCCTGTGATAGGAATTGGTGTTCCTTCCAGGAGAAGGCTGAGTAGGAACTTCTCGTTATACAATCCGTTTACTGATGCCCTTCATGTGGAGGAAGTGAGTGCATGGGTTTCCTTATCTGGACATTCCAACCAATCTGTGCATGTTGTTTGTGGAATGGATCCATTGCAGCACTCATCAGCTAAGTCCGATTACCTTTTATCTGATGCTGAATGGTTCAGAGTGGAGAGTAGTAAGTCGGGAATCGGATGGCTAGACATTAGACCCCACAAGCAATGGAAAGTGTCTGCTCATAAGACTGAGCCAATCCTAGAGATGAGATTGTGGCCTTATGCAGAAGGAATGATTCTTGGGGCTATCTGTTTAAAAATGCAAAGTTCCACACAAGATAGAACGAGTACTGTTGTTCTTCCCCTTGAGCTAGAAGTGCATCGGCACACAAATTACAGCGATTTAAGTGGTTCAGTTTCTGTAGATATTGAGTCTTGTGGGACCTGCAATGGAAGGCAGACAGTCCTCATCATCTCTTTAACAAATGATGGGGAAGACCTACTTAGTTTGGTTAATGTTAGTGAGAGTACAAAGAGATCAAAGCTTTTCAAAGTCAGATACAACAAAGGGTTATTACTTTTTCCTGGGACTTTCACAAGAATAGCTTTGATTAGTTACTCTTGTTCCATTACTCCACAGTACCTTCTCCCTGACATTCCTACTGAAGTTATGGAATGTAAACTACTAATAGAAACAAATGATTCTGTCAGCCCAGTAATCAAGATTCCATGCCTGGACTTGGTATATGCTAATTCTAATAATGAACATGGCTCAGGCATCAATGTGTCAGATAGCTCATATATTAGCGGGCTATCGCGTAACGAGGAGGGAAAACATACATATGCAATAGCAGGATGTTCACAAAGCCTTGCTGATGCATCATTTCCCATGAAG CCAAAACTCATGGAAGCATTTAAAGCAGATGAGCTGATACTTAGAAACTGGAGATCCCAAGGCCGTGTAACTGATGTTTCTGTCCTTGAAGAACATGAGCTGACGTTTCCAGTTGTTCCAGTTGGCACCCATTTCTCGAAGTGGATCTCTGTTCACAATCCTAGCCAACAAGCTGTTATAATGCAATTTGTGCTGAACTCAGGGGAAGTCGTCGACAAGTGCGCATCTGCTGATGAACTACACGAGCATACATTCTTGAGTAGGGTTTCTGAGATTGACTCTGTAGAAACTAGGATAGGATTCTCAATGTCCGATTCAGCAGTAACAGAGGCCTTTGTACATCCTTGTGACAGTGCATTGTTTGGGCCAGTTGTCTTTCGTCCCTTGAATAGATGTATGTGGAGAAGCTCAGGTTTGATACGGAATAATCTTTCTGGTGTAGAATGGTTTCCTATTCGAGCATTTGGTGGGTCACATTTACTCATCCTTCTGGAGGATTCTGAACCAGTCTGGAAGCTGGAATTCAACTTTCACTTGCCAACTAACAGGCCCTCTGCAGATCTTTTTTCCCATATTGAGAACACTAGTTCTTTATGCAATCATCGGTTGTCCAAGGAGATTTATGCCAAAAATATAGGTGAACTTCCTCTTCAggtgaagaaaataaaaatttcgGGAACTGATTGTGCTTTGGATGGGTTTATGGTACACAGATGCAAAGGTTTTGCTCTAGAACCAGGGGAATCAATGAAACTGCTAATTTCATATGAAGCAGACTTTTATACAGATATTGTTTACAGGGATCTCGAGCTAGCATTTGCTACTGGCATCTTTGTGATACCTATGAAGGCAAGCCTTCCAGTTCAAATGCTCAACATTTGCAGGAAAACATTTTCCCGGACAGTGCATTGGAAAGTGCCTCTACTCATATTTGCTGCTGTATCTATATTTCTGTTGCTGACCCGCATTATTCCATACTCCTTTTTACTGGATACTGAAGAATATTATGTCAATGTTGATGACACCATAAATGCCACGAACAAGGCAGGAAAAACTTCTTGTCTTCACCATACCACAAAATTCTCCAG ATCATCTGATGAAGATGAGAACCCTAAATCTGAATTTGTCGATGAGCATCAGATATGTCAGAATGTTGTTCTTGACAGTCCTAAAAAGAGGCAAGACAAGCAAGATTTTGTGCATCAGAAGGAAATCACGTTCTCACCGCCGGCATTAACAACAAAACCTGTAGAAGTATTTGACAAGCACAATTTGTTAGAAGCTCCACAAAGTGGTAGTCTCACTATAAGAGTTGTTAaggaaaaagggagaagaagaaagaggagggcCATCGGAACCGGATTAGCAGCAAAACTGGAAGTCGCTGGTGGTCAGAGTGGGAATTCTACACCAACGTCACCGTTGTCCCCAAATGTCTCGACTCCAAAGCAACCATGGTGTCTTTCTCCTGAAAGCGACAGCATTCTAAATGCTGGATTATCGTCAGAACAGAAGCATCAGAGGACACATGATGCAGTAGACACTTTGGGGACGAGAGTATCAGAAACCGAGAAGCACTACGAAAGGTCTTCGATGATGCCTAGTCGAAAGCAGTATCCGATAACTCCAAAATTGACTGGGAAGCAAACTACATCACCTTCTGTTGATTTTCTGCAATCTGTCTCGAATGAACCTTTTGTGCCTGCTTCAAGTGTCTCGGACGCACATTCTCCAATTGCACCACATGCTCGTGCTCCAGGACCCAGGAGCCACAAGAACAAATCCATAGTAATGGAGATGGGAAATGATGGGGTTGGAAAAGAGTACACCTATGACATATGGGGAGATCATTTTTCAGATAGTTTCATgattaggaaacccaggatggttGATGCTTCGGAAGGTGACTCACAGAGTTTCTTTGCAAGAGATCCTCTGTCCCTGATGATGACGCCATCAACATGGTATGTATCTCCTGGGCAAAAGTTATCTGATACTGTTAAGTTGCCATGA
- the LOC135644672 gene encoding uncharacterized protein LOC135644672 isoform X1, producing the protein MGFIVEFSTSWVPMLVMIFYGGVFFSPLFRGSLRRWKGLSPLLGWFLLMLCLSIVFGTSVDDACGFCADDSPRDVCSGFSASLWFPSTLMGFGFRGEDSYRGPGFVARAGGSGSEWRPANVAAFKMADGGVVSCRLVDTVGATDDDGLSSGGENSAADDVASCVAPLVPDAWMRTSSGITADLDSGILNGSSSLNVEVSPPLLEWGENTLYTPSIALLTVKNTYKNGDLHVHEPFSPNPQYYAFGFRKLTLAPGESASIAFVFLPRWLGSSSAHLVLQTSFGGFIIQARGVAVESPYKIEPVIGIGVPSRRRLSRNFSLYNPFTDALHVEEVSAWVSLSGHSNQSVHVVCGMDPLQHSSAKSDYLLSDAEWFRVESSKSGIGWLDIRPHKQWKVSAHKTEPILEMRLWPYAEGMILGAICLKMQSSTQDRTSTVVLPLELEVHRHTNYSDLSGSVSVDIESCGTCNGRQTVLIISLTNDGEDLLSLVNVSESTKRSKLFKVRYNKGLLLFPGTFTRIALISYSCSITPQYLLPDIPTEVMECKLLIETNDSVSPVIKIPCLDLVYANSNNEHGSGINVSDSSYISGLSRNEEGKHTYAIAGCSQSLADASFPMKPKLMEAFKADELILRNWRSQGRVTDVSVLEEHELTFPVVPVGTHFSKWISVHNPSQQAVIMQFVLNSGEVVDKCASADELHEHTFLSRVSEIDSVETRIGFSMSDSAVTEAFVHPCDSALFGPVVFRPLNRCMWRSSGLIRNNLSGVEWFPIRAFGGSHLLILLEDSEPVWKLEFNFHLPTNRPSADLFSHIENTSSLCNHRLSKEIYAKNIGELPLQVKKIKISGTDCALDGFMVHRCKGFALEPGESMKLLISYEADFYTDIVYRDLELAFATGIFVIPMKASLPVQMLNICRKTFSRTVHWKVPLLIFAAVSIFLLLTRIIPYSFLLDTEEYYVNVDDTINATNKAGKTSCLHHTTKFSRSSDEDENPKSEFVDEHQICQNVVLDSPKKRQDKQDFVHQKEITFSPPALTTKPVEVFDKHNLLEAPQSGSLTIRVVKEKGRRRKRRAIGTGLAAKLEVAGGQSGNSTPTSPLSPNVSTPKQPWCLSPESDSILNAGLSSEQKHQRTHDAVDTLGTRVSETEKHYERSSMMPSRKQYPITPKLTGKQTTSPSVDFLQSVSNEPFVPASSVSDAHSPIAPHARAPGPRSHKNKSIVMEMGNDGVGKEYTYDIWGDHFSDSFMIRKPRMVDASEGDSQSFFARDPLSLMMTPSTWYVSPGQKLSDTVKLP; encoded by the exons ATGGGTTTCATCGTCGAATTTAGTACTTCGTGGGTGCCGATGCTTGTGATGATCTTTTACGGTGGCGTGTTCTTTTCCCCTCTTTTCAGGGGATCGTTGCGGCGGTGGAAGGGGCTTTCTCCGCTTCTTGGATGGTtcttgttgatgctttgcttgtcGATTGTGTTTGGCACATCGGTCGACGATGCTTGTGGTTTCTGCGCGGATGATTCGCCCCGGGATGTCTGCTCCGGGTTTTCTGCTTCCTTGTGGTTCCCTTCCACCCTGATGGGTTTTGGCTTCCGGGGAGAGGACAGCTATCGAGGACCTGGTTTTGTAGCTCGGGCGGGCGGCTCCGGCTCGGAGTGGCGACCGGCCAATGTCGCAGCTTTCAAGATGGCCGATGGGGGCGTCGTTTCATGTCGTCTGGTGGATACCGTGGGCGCGACAGATGATGACGGGCTGAGCTCTGGTGGGGAGAATAGCGCCGCGGATGATGTCGCGTCGTGTGTAGCTCCGCTTGTTCCCGATGCTTGGATGAGGACGTCGAGTGGGATCACTGCCGACCTCGATTCCGGCATTCTCAATGGCTCTTCGTCTCTGAATGTGGAGGTCAGTCCTCCTCTTCTGGAATGGGGGGAAAATACTTTGTACACCCCTTCGATTGCGTTATTGACAGTGAAGAACACCTACAAGAATGGTGATTTGCATGTTCACGAACCCTTTAGTCCCAACCCCCAGTACTACGCCTTTGGTTTCAGAAAGCTGACACTGGCACCTGGTGAATCTGCTTCCATTGCCTTCGTTTTCTTGCCAAGATGGTTGGGTTCATCATCAGCACATCTCGTCTTGCAGACGAGCTTCGGGGGATTCATAATTCAAGCTAGAGGAGTGGCTGTCGAGTCCCCTTACAAGATAGAGCCTGTGATAGGAATTGGTGTTCCTTCCAGGAGAAGGCTGAGTAGGAACTTCTCGTTATACAATCCGTTTACTGATGCCCTTCATGTGGAGGAAGTGAGTGCATGGGTTTCCTTATCTGGACATTCCAACCAATCTGTGCATGTTGTTTGTGGAATGGATCCATTGCAGCACTCATCAGCTAAGTCCGATTACCTTTTATCTGATGCTGAATGGTTCAGAGTGGAGAGTAGTAAGTCGGGAATCGGATGGCTAGACATTAGACCCCACAAGCAATGGAAAGTGTCTGCTCATAAGACTGAGCCAATCCTAGAGATGAGATTGTGGCCTTATGCAGAAGGAATGATTCTTGGGGCTATCTGTTTAAAAATGCAAAGTTCCACACAAGATAGAACGAGTACTGTTGTTCTTCCCCTTGAGCTAGAAGTGCATCGGCACACAAATTACAGCGATTTAAGTGGTTCAGTTTCTGTAGATATTGAGTCTTGTGGGACCTGCAATGGAAGGCAGACAGTCCTCATCATCTCTTTAACAAATGATGGGGAAGACCTACTTAGTTTGGTTAATGTTAGTGAGAGTACAAAGAGATCAAAGCTTTTCAAAGTCAGATACAACAAAGGGTTATTACTTTTTCCTGGGACTTTCACAAGAATAGCTTTGATTAGTTACTCTTGTTCCATTACTCCACAGTACCTTCTCCCTGACATTCCTACTGAAGTTATGGAATGTAAACTACTAATAGAAACAAATGATTCTGTCAGCCCAGTAATCAAGATTCCATGCCTGGACTTGGTATATGCTAATTCTAATAATGAACATGGCTCAGGCATCAATGTGTCAGATAGCTCATATATTAGCGGGCTATCGCGTAACGAGGAGGGAAAACATACATATGCAATAGCAGGATGTTCACAAAGCCTTGCTGATGCATCATTTCCCATGAAG CCAAAACTCATGGAAGCATTTAAAGCAGATGAGCTGATACTTAGAAACTGGAGATCCCAAGGCCGTGTAACTGATGTTTCTGTCCTTGAAGAACATGAGCTGACGTTTCCAGTTGTTCCAGTTGGCACCCATTTCTCGAAGTGGATCTCTGTTCACAATCCTAGCCAACAAGCTGTTATAATGCAATTTGTGCTGAACTCAGGGGAAGTCGTCGACAAGTGCGCATCTGCTGATGAACTACACGAGCATACATTCTTGAGTAGGGTTTCTGAGATTGACTCTGTAGAAACTAGGATAGGATTCTCAATGTCCGATTCAGCAGTAACAGAGGCCTTTGTACATCCTTGTGACAGTGCATTGTTTGGGCCAGTTGTCTTTCGTCCCTTGAATAGATGTATGTGGAGAAGCTCAGGTTTGATACGGAATAATCTTTCTGGTGTAGAATGGTTTCCTATTCGAGCATTTGGTGGGTCACATTTACTCATCCTTCTGGAGGATTCTGAACCAGTCTGGAAGCTGGAATTCAACTTTCACTTGCCAACTAACAGGCCCTCTGCAGATCTTTTTTCCCATATTGAGAACACTAGTTCTTTATGCAATCATCGGTTGTCCAAGGAGATTTATGCCAAAAATATAGGTGAACTTCCTCTTCAggtgaagaaaataaaaatttcgGGAACTGATTGTGCTTTGGATGGGTTTATGGTACACAGATGCAAAGGTTTTGCTCTAGAACCAGGGGAATCAATGAAACTGCTAATTTCATATGAAGCAGACTTTTATACAGATATTGTTTACAGGGATCTCGAGCTAGCATTTGCTACTGGCATCTTTGTGATACCTATGAAGGCAAGCCTTCCAGTTCAAATGCTCAACATTTGCAGGAAAACATTTTCCCGGACAGTGCATTGGAAAGTGCCTCTACTCATATTTGCTGCTGTATCTATATTTCTGTTGCTGACCCGCATTATTCCATACTCCTTTTTACTGGATACTGAAGAATATTATGTCAATGTTGATGACACCATAAATGCCACGAACAAGGCAGGAAAAACTTCTTGTCTTCACCATACCACAAAATTCTCCAG ATCATCTGATGAAGATGAGAACCCTAAATCTGAATTTGTCGATGAGCATCAGATATGTCAGAATGTTGTTCTTGACAGTCCTAAAAAGAGGCAAGACAAGCAAGATTTTGTGCATCAGAAGGAAATCACGTTCTCACCGCCGGCATTAACAACAAAACCTGTAGAAGTATTTGACAAGCACAATTTGTTAGAAGCTCCACAAAGTGGTAGTCTCACTATAAGAGTTGTTAaggaaaaagggagaagaagaaagaggagggcCATCGGAACCGGATTAGCAGCAAAACTGGAAGTCGCTGGTGGTCAGAGTGGGAATTCTACACCAACGTCACCGTTGTCCCCAAATGTCTCGACTCCAAAGCAACCATGGTGTCTTTCTCCTGAAAGCGACAGCATTCTAAATGCTGGATTATCGTCAGAACAGAAGCATCAGAGGACACATGATGCAGTAGACACTTTGGGGACGAGAGTATCAGAAACCGAGAAGCACTACGAAAGGTCTTCGATGATGCCTAGTCGAAAGCAGTATCCGATAACTCCAAAATTGACTGGGAAGCAAACTACATCACCTTCTGTTGATTTTCTGCAATCTGTCTCGAATGAACCTTTTGTGCCTGCTTCAAGTGTCTCGGACGCACATTCTCCAATTGCACCACATGCTCGTGCTCCAGGACCCAGGAGCCACAAGAACAAATCCATAGTAATGGAGATGGGAAATGATGGGGTTGGAAAAGAGTACACCTATGACATATGGGGAGATCATTTTTCAGATAGTTTCATgattaggaaacccaggatggttGATGCTTCGGAAGGTGACTCACAGAGTTTCTTTGCAAGAGATCCTCTGTCCCTGATGATGACGCCATCAACATGGTATGTATCTCCTGGGCAAAAGTTATCTGATACTGTTAAGTTGCCATGA